A genomic region of Natronoarchaeum mannanilyticum contains the following coding sequences:
- a CDS encoding succinylglutamate desuccinylase/aspartoacylase domain-containing protein, with amino-acid sequence MRVEQLGEGQPELAIVGGIHGDEPSGVSAVERLIEASPPVEKPVLLVIANERAIEAGERYLDADLNRSFPGDPESEAYEERLAYELSERLAGTTALAMHATQSHPEPFLVADRVDDLVERLGRTLPVDAVVDTGEFIQGRLFRSVRTVEVESGLQGSERAADAAIGIVIAFLEEMGALAGETADDLRERFGVASSSASESVPVFRLTRSVPKTGTGDHLVSANNFELVDAGDRFASADGTPMVADESFYPVLLSAEGYDEIFGYAAQKIAELPRERPDNAE; translated from the coding sequence ATGCGAGTCGAACAGTTGGGCGAGGGCCAGCCCGAACTGGCGATCGTCGGCGGGATCCACGGCGACGAGCCGTCGGGTGTGAGCGCGGTCGAACGTCTTATCGAGGCGTCGCCGCCGGTCGAGAAACCGGTTCTGCTGGTGATCGCCAACGAGCGCGCGATCGAGGCCGGCGAGCGCTACCTCGACGCCGATCTCAACCGGTCGTTCCCCGGCGATCCGGAGTCCGAGGCTTACGAGGAGCGGCTGGCTTACGAACTCAGCGAGCGCCTGGCAGGGACGACGGCGCTGGCGATGCACGCGACACAGTCCCACCCCGAGCCGTTCCTCGTCGCCGACCGCGTCGACGATCTTGTCGAGCGCCTGGGCCGGACGCTGCCGGTCGACGCCGTCGTCGACACCGGCGAGTTCATCCAGGGACGGCTGTTCCGGTCGGTTCGGACGGTCGAAGTCGAGAGCGGGCTGCAGGGGAGCGAGCGGGCGGCCGACGCGGCGATCGGGATCGTGATCGCGTTCCTGGAGGAGATGGGCGCGCTGGCGGGTGAGACCGCGGACGACCTCCGCGAGCGGTTCGGCGTCGCGTCGAGTTCGGCGTCCGAATCGGTCCCGGTGTTCCGGCTGACCCGCTCGGTACCGAAGACTGGGACCGGCGACCACCTCGTCTCGGCGAACAACTTCGAGCTCGTCGACGCCGGCGATCGGTTCGCGAGCGCCGACGGGACGCCGATGGTCGCCGACGAGTCGTTCTATCCCGTGTTGCTCTCGGCCGAGGGGTACGACGAGATCTTCGGCTACGCGGCCCAGAAGATCGCGGAGCTCCCTCGTGAGCGACCGGACAACGCGGAGTGA